A DNA window from Bradyrhizobium sp. CCBAU 53421 contains the following coding sequences:
- a CDS encoding amino acid ABC transporter ATP-binding protein, which translates to MIEINHVNKWYGPTFQVLKDCTTSVAKGEVVVVCGPSGSGKSTLIKCVNALEPIQGGDITLDGVKVNDPKTNLPKLRSRVGMVFQHFELFPHLRIVDNLCLAQEKVLGRKHDDAMAKGMKLLERVGLKDHAKKFPAELSGGQQQRVAIARALAMDPIAMLFDEPTSALDPEMISEVLDVMVDLAREGMTMMVVTHEMGFANKVADRVIFMDRGEIVEDAKKADFFGTPRSDRAQKFLSKILQH; encoded by the coding sequence ATGATCGAGATCAATCACGTCAATAAGTGGTACGGGCCGACCTTCCAGGTGCTGAAGGACTGCACCACCAGCGTCGCCAAGGGCGAGGTGGTGGTGGTCTGCGGGCCGTCCGGCTCGGGCAAGTCGACCCTGATCAAATGCGTCAACGCGCTGGAGCCGATCCAGGGCGGCGACATCACGCTCGACGGCGTCAAGGTCAACGACCCCAAGACCAATTTGCCGAAGCTGCGCTCCCGCGTCGGCATGGTGTTCCAGCATTTCGAGCTGTTCCCGCATTTGCGCATCGTCGACAATCTTTGCCTCGCGCAGGAGAAGGTGCTGGGCCGCAAGCATGACGACGCCATGGCCAAGGGCATGAAGCTCTTGGAGCGCGTCGGGCTGAAGGACCACGCCAAGAAGTTTCCCGCCGAATTGTCCGGCGGCCAGCAGCAGCGCGTCGCGATCGCCCGCGCGCTGGCGATGGACCCGATCGCGATGCTGTTCGACGAGCCGACCTCGGCGCTCGACCCCGAGATGATCAGCGAGGTGCTCGACGTCATGGTCGACCTCGCCCGCGAGGGCATGACCATGATGGTGGTGACCCATGAAATGGGCTTTGCCAACAAGGTCGCCGACCGCGTCATCTTCATGGACCGCGGCGAGATCGTCGAGGACGCCAAGAAGGCCGACTTCTTCGGCACCCCGCGCAGCGACCGCGCGCAGAAGTTCTTGTCGAAGATCTTGCAGCACTGA
- a CDS encoding D-amino-acid transaminase → MEKIAYVNGSFVPHSEAKVSVFDRGFLFADGIYEVAAVLEGKLIDNASHLARLKRSVGEIQLALPETLERIEEIQKELVKRNDLVNGMVYLEVTRGADKGRDFAFPKADVKPTLVMFTSEKDIINAPSAKTGINVITVPDIRWERRDIKSVALLAQVLAKQAAAAAGAGEAWMIEDGKITEGGSSSSFIVTQDGVIVTRQNGNAILPGCTRKAVVKLAEERQLRIEERAFTVEEALAAKEAFITSASVFVQGVVAIDGKQVGSGKVGPITDRLREIYVEFARATAV, encoded by the coding sequence GTGGAAAAGATCGCTTACGTCAACGGCTCGTTCGTGCCGCACTCGGAGGCCAAGGTCTCGGTGTTTGACCGCGGATTCCTGTTCGCCGACGGCATCTACGAGGTGGCGGCGGTGCTCGAGGGCAAGCTGATCGACAACGCCTCGCATTTGGCGCGGCTCAAGCGTTCGGTCGGCGAAATCCAGCTCGCGCTCCCCGAGACGCTGGAGCGGATCGAGGAGATCCAGAAGGAGCTGGTCAAGCGCAACGACCTCGTCAACGGCATGGTCTATCTCGAGGTCACCCGCGGCGCCGACAAGGGGCGCGACTTCGCCTTCCCGAAGGCTGACGTCAAGCCGACCCTTGTGATGTTCACCTCGGAAAAGGACATCATCAACGCGCCGTCGGCCAAGACCGGCATCAACGTGATCACGGTGCCGGACATCCGCTGGGAGCGGCGCGACATCAAGAGCGTGGCGCTCTTGGCGCAGGTGCTGGCCAAGCAGGCCGCGGCCGCGGCCGGCGCCGGCGAGGCCTGGATGATCGAGGACGGCAAGATCACCGAGGGTGGCTCGTCGTCGTCCTTCATCGTGACCCAGGACGGCGTCATCGTGACCCGGCAGAACGGCAACGCGATCCTGCCCGGCTGCACCCGCAAGGCGGTGGTCAAGCTCGCCGAGGAGCGCCAGCTTCGCATCGAGGAGCGCGCCTTCACGGTCGAGGAAGCGCTCGCCGCCAAGGAAGCCTTCATCACCAGCGCCTCGGTGTTCGTGCAGGGCGTGGTCGCGATCGACGGCAAGCAGGTCGGCAGCGGCAAGGTCGGCCCGATCACCGACCGCCTGCGCGAGATCTACGTCGAGTTCGCCCGCGCGACCGCGGTTTAA